The following coding sequences lie in one Arachis ipaensis cultivar K30076 chromosome B03, Araip1.1, whole genome shotgun sequence genomic window:
- the LOC107629328 gene encoding F-box/LRR-repeat protein At1g67190 isoform X2 → MEDVDEFSASTVIAWLMYTRETLRHLYYNVKTTPNVNILELCGRHKLEILDLAHNSISGVEPNYQRFPCLKSLSLSYVSISALDLNLLVSACPKIEALELVNPEIAMSDAQVTVELSSSTLKSVYVEAISLDKFILEADGIECLHLKDCALEVFELIGKGTLKHFKIDDVSVIHLDIGETVENLEIVDISNFTIIWPKFYQMISKSSNLKRLRLWDVMFDDEDEVVDVETIATCFPQLSHLSLSYDVRDGALHYGLQGSSCLENVVVLELGWTVINSLFSHWVEGLLKRCPNLKKLIIHGVVSEAKSEEECLILANFTTSMIELMRRYTHVDPHFKYE, encoded by the coding sequence ATGGAAGACGTCGACGAATTCTCCGCTTCTACTGTTATTGCTTGGCTCATGTACACCCGGGAAACCTTGAGGCACTTGTATTATAATGTCAAGACTACACCTAATGTTAACATTCTTGAACTCTGTGGCAGACACAAGCTGGAAATACTAGATCTGGCTCATAATTCCATCTCTGGGGTGGAGCCTAATTATCAGAggttcccttgtttgaaatcccTCTCATTGAGTTATGTCAGTATATCTGCCTTGGATCTTAATCTCTTGGTGTCAGCCTGCCCCAAGATTGAGGCTTTGGAACTCGTCAACCCGGAAATTGCAATGTCCGATGCTCAGGTAACGGTTGAGCTCAGCAGTTCAACTCTCAAGAGTGTGTATGTAGAAGCAATCAGTTTGGACAAGTTTATATTAGAGGCCGATGGTATTGAGTGCCTGCACTTGAAAGATTGTGCCCTTGAGGTCTTTGAATTGATTGGTAAGGGGACCTTGAAGCATTTTAAGATCGATGATGTTAGTGTTATCCATCTTGACATCGGCGAGACCGTTGAAAATCTTGAGATCGTAGATATCAGCAATTTCACAATCATATGGCCCAAATTCTACCAGATGATTTCGAAATCATCCAATTTGAAGAGGCTTCGACTCTGGGATGTGATGTTTGACGATGAGGATGAGGTTGTAGATGTAGAAACTATTGCCACATGCTTTCCGCAACTGAGCCATTTATCTTTGAGTTATGATGTAAGAGATGGAGCACTTCACTATGGTTTGCAAGGCTCTTCCTGTCTCGAGAATGTCGTTGTCTTAGAGCTCGGCTGGACTGTGATTAATAGTCTTTTCTCCCACTGGGTTGAGGGGTTGCTTAAGCGATGCCCGAATCTCAAGAAGTTGATCATTCATGGGGTTGTTTCTGAAGCTAAGTCTGAAGAAGAATGCCTCATCTTGGCAAATTTTACCACATCCATGATTGAGCTTATGAGGAGATACACACATGTAGATCCACATTTTAAGTATGAATGA
- the LOC107629328 gene encoding F-box/LRR-repeat protein At1g67190 isoform X1 gives MDQLPVEVIGNILSHLRAARDVVIASATCKKWRQACCKHLHTLSFSSNDWPLYRDLTTSRLEILITQTIFQTSGLQALSILMEDVDEFSASTVIAWLMYTRETLRHLYYNVKTTPNVNILELCGRHKLEILDLAHNSISGVEPNYQRFPCLKSLSLSYVSISALDLNLLVSACPKIEALELVNPEIAMSDAQVTVELSSSTLKSVYVEAISLDKFILEADGIECLHLKDCALEVFELIGKGTLKHFKIDDVSVIHLDIGETVENLEIVDISNFTIIWPKFYQMISKSSNLKRLRLWDVMFDDEDEVVDVETIATCFPQLSHLSLSYDVRDGALHYGLQGSSCLENVVVLELGWTVINSLFSHWVEGLLKRCPNLKKLIIHGVVSEAKSEEECLILANFTTSMIELMRRYTHVDPHFKYE, from the coding sequence ATGGATCAGCTTCCTGTGGAAGTGATTGGGAACATACTGTCGCACCTAAGGGCTGCAAGGGATGTAGTGATAGCCTCTGCGACCTGCAAGAAATGGAGACAAGCATGCTGCAAGCATCTCCACACCCTCTCCTTCAGCTCCAATGATTGGCCTCTCTACCGCGATTTGACCACCAGCCGCCTCGAGATTCTCATCACACAGACCATCTTCCAGACATCAGGATTGCAGGCACTCTCTATTCTCATGGAAGACGTCGACGAATTCTCCGCTTCTACTGTTATTGCTTGGCTCATGTACACCCGGGAAACCTTGAGGCACTTGTATTATAATGTCAAGACTACACCTAATGTTAACATTCTTGAACTCTGTGGCAGACACAAGCTGGAAATACTAGATCTGGCTCATAATTCCATCTCTGGGGTGGAGCCTAATTATCAGAggttcccttgtttgaaatcccTCTCATTGAGTTATGTCAGTATATCTGCCTTGGATCTTAATCTCTTGGTGTCAGCCTGCCCCAAGATTGAGGCTTTGGAACTCGTCAACCCGGAAATTGCAATGTCCGATGCTCAGGTAACGGTTGAGCTCAGCAGTTCAACTCTCAAGAGTGTGTATGTAGAAGCAATCAGTTTGGACAAGTTTATATTAGAGGCCGATGGTATTGAGTGCCTGCACTTGAAAGATTGTGCCCTTGAGGTCTTTGAATTGATTGGTAAGGGGACCTTGAAGCATTTTAAGATCGATGATGTTAGTGTTATCCATCTTGACATCGGCGAGACCGTTGAAAATCTTGAGATCGTAGATATCAGCAATTTCACAATCATATGGCCCAAATTCTACCAGATGATTTCGAAATCATCCAATTTGAAGAGGCTTCGACTCTGGGATGTGATGTTTGACGATGAGGATGAGGTTGTAGATGTAGAAACTATTGCCACATGCTTTCCGCAACTGAGCCATTTATCTTTGAGTTATGATGTAAGAGATGGAGCACTTCACTATGGTTTGCAAGGCTCTTCCTGTCTCGAGAATGTCGTTGTCTTAGAGCTCGGCTGGACTGTGATTAATAGTCTTTTCTCCCACTGGGTTGAGGGGTTGCTTAAGCGATGCCCGAATCTCAAGAAGTTGATCATTCATGGGGTTGTTTCTGAAGCTAAGTCTGAAGAAGAATGCCTCATCTTGGCAAATTTTACCACATCCATGATTGAGCTTATGAGGAGATACACACATGTAGATCCACATTTTAAGTATGAATGA
- the LOC107629326 gene encoding transmembrane 9 superfamily member 5 (The sequence of the model RefSeq protein was modified relative to this genomic sequence to represent the inferred CDS: added 69 bases not found in genome assembly) yields the protein MEKKMAGFCIYFLILFLLLFRILQSPSPSVAASPSDHRYHIRDHLPFFVNTVGPFNNPSETYEYYDLPFCQPEPIVRKKESLGEVLKGDRLCNALFEFKFRENKIDETLCQKWINVDEVASFKEAINRDYYFQFYLDDLPFWGFIGKLEEDSWSPAGGGTKYYLFTHVQFDVLFNGDQVIEVNAFGDPNRAIDISNDVDVDVKFTYSVTWNATALHFENRMDRYSRTSLLPVYSQVHWFSFINSTIIILLLVGLLALLYTRQLKSDLKKFSNANEEDKEVGWKSIHADALRHPPNSSLLFALVGIGTQLLILLFVLLFLAFIGTLYPYSRGGLLNYLVLLYALSTVFAGYSSASFYGQFVGNGWERSISLAAILYTGPVFVVASILNIIAISYGATTALPFSSIIVILVIFIVLAIPLLVFGGVVGYRFRIEFQGPSSTKRYPREIQQLAWYRRTPFQMFIGGLVPFSAIVLQLHQVYASMWGYKIYTLSSILFLTFITAIVIIAFVNIGLTYIQLSVEDHEWWWRSVLCGGSTAIFMFGYCIYFYVRSNMSGFLQLSFFFGYNACFCYAFFLIFASISFRVSLLFVRHIYHAVKRE from the exons ATTTCCTCAttctctttcttctactctttcGCATTCTTCAGTCTCCATCTCCTTCCGTTGCAGCTTCTCCCTCTGATCATCGCTACCATATTCGGGATCATCTCCCATTTTTTGTCAACACAGTTGGACCCTTCAACAATCCCAG TGAGACATACGAATACTATGATTTGCCATTCTGTCAACCAG AACCAATTGTGAGAAAGAAGGAGTCCCTTGGTGAAGTTCTCAAGGGGGACCGTTTGTGCAATGCTTTGTTTGAATTCAAGTTCAGGGAGAACAAAATTGATGAGACATTGTGCCAAAAATGGATTAATGTTGATGAGGTTGCAAGCTTCAAGGAAGCTATTAACCGTGACTACTACTTCCAGTTTTACTTGGATGACCTTCCATTTTGGGGGTTTATTGGGAAGCTTGAGGAGGATAGCTGGAGTCCTGCTGGGGGAGGGACAAAGTATTACCTTTTTACGCATGTTCAATTTGATGTTCTTTTCAATGGAGACCAAGTCATAGAAGTGAATGCATTTGGTGATCCGAATCGCGCCATTGATATAAGtaatgatgttgatgttgatgttaAGTTCACTTATTCAGTTACCTGGAATGCAACTGCACTGCATTTTGAGAACAGGATGGACAGATACTCAAGAACTTCTTTGCTGCCGGTGTATAGTCAAGTTCATTGGTTCTCATTCATTAACTCAACCATCATCATTTTGCTCTTGGTTGGTTTACTCGCCCTTCTATATACACGGCAGCTGAAGAGTGATCTGAAAAA GTTTTCTAATGCGAATGAAGAAGACAAGGAGGTTGGATGGAAATCCATCCATGCCGATGCATTGAGACATCCTCCAAACTCATCCTTACTTTTTGCTCTTGTGGGAATTGGAACCCAGTTGCTAATCTT GCTTTTTGTCTTGCTATTTCTAGCATTTATTGGAACCCTCTATCCATACAGTCGTGGAGGACTGTTGAATTACCTTGTTCTGCTATATGCTCTTTCGACTGTTTTTGCTGGGTACTCATCAGCATCCTTCTATGGCCAGTTTGTTGGAAATGGATGG GAAAGGAGTATTAGTTTAGCAGCGATTCTTTACACTGGACCAGTTTTTGTCGTAGCCTCTATCCTCAACATTATTGCAATATCTTATGGTGCCACAACTGCTCTCCCATTCAGCTCCATCATTGTGATTCTTGTTATATTCATAGTCCTTGCTATCCCCTTGCTCGTGTTTGGTGGAGTTGTTGGATACCGCTTTAGAATTGAGTTTCAAGGCCCTTCTTCGACAAAGAGATATCCTAGGGAGATTCAACAGCTTGCTTGGTATAGGAGAACACCATTTCAAATGTTTATCGGTGGTCTTGTGCCCTTTAGTGCAATTGTCTTGCAGTTACATCAGGTGTATGCTAGTATGTGGGGCTACAAAATATAC CATTGTGATAATTGCATTCGTCAATATTGGCTTGACATACATTCAATTATCTGTGGAAGACCATGAATGGTGGTGGAG ATCTGTGTTGTGTGGCGGCTCAACAGCCATTTTCATGTTTGGATATTGCATCTACTTCTATGTGAGATCAAATATGAGTGGATTCTTGCAGCTATCCTTCTTTTTTGGCTACAATGCATGTTTTTGCTATGCTTTCTTCCTAATATTTGCCTCCATTAGCTTCCGAGTTTCGTTGCTATTTGTTCGCCATATATACCATGCTGTTAAGAGAGAGTGA
- the LOC107629327 gene encoding uncharacterized protein LOC107629327: protein MAARPNSYSNKSRASNGGDNNTTNLRCNHCAGPLSKHMETSSWTIPPLIRDSFSMIGSAVGGITSAFYGFNHVMPVVQRHVKGPMWVHFLVGAPPVIVFSSACAGLAGGAIPALAQLTSSSYHAAMSPSPPSEEDKIQKSRTSSAL, encoded by the exons ATGGCGGCACGCCCCAACAGCTACAGCAACAAGAGCAGAGCTTCCAATGGCGGCGACAACAACACTACAAACCTTCGCTGCAATCACTGCGCAGGCCCACTTTCTAAGCACAtg GAAACCAGTAGCTGGACCATTCCACCCCTCATCAGGGATAGCTTTTCTATG ATTGGTTCTGCCGTTGGTGGCATTACAAGTGCATTTTATGGATTTAACCATG TTATGCCAGTTGTTCAGAGACACGTCAAAGGACCAATGTGGGTGCATTTTCTTGTTGGT GCACCACCTGTGATAGTGTTCTCTTCAGCTTGTGCAGGACTGGCAG GTGGGGCTATTCCTGCTTTGGCACAGCTAACTTCCTCATCATACCATGCGGCAATGTCACCGTCGCCGCCTTCGGAGGAAGATAAGATTCAGAAATCAAGAACTTCCTCTGCTCTCTGA